From Saccopteryx leptura isolate mSacLep1 chromosome 3, mSacLep1_pri_phased_curated, whole genome shotgun sequence, one genomic window encodes:
- the C3H1orf50 gene encoding uncharacterized protein C1orf50 homolog, with amino-acid sequence MEDSAISGETEGVPENRVQSATERGGALVELTPTPGGLALVSPYYTHRAGDPLDLVALAEQVQKADEFTRANATNKLTVIAEQIQHLQEQARKVLEDARRDADLHHVACNIVKKPGSIYYLYKRESGQRYFSIISPEEWGTSCPHDFLGAYKLQHDMSWTPYEDIEKQDAKISIVDKLLSQPMALPAKPDPNFQGLTQ; translated from the exons ATGGAGGACTCTGCAATATCCGGGGAGACTGAGGGCGTTCCTGAAAACCGAGTTCAGTCGGCGACAGAACGGGGAG GAGCCCTGGTGGAGCTCACCCCGACCCCCGGCGGCCTGGCCCTAGTGAGCCCCTACTACACGCACCGGGCCGGGGACCCCCTAGACCTCGTGGCGCTCGCAGAGCAGGTGCAGAAG GCTGATGAATTCACCCGGGCAAATGCCACCAACAAGCTGACAGTGATAGCTGAGCAAATCCAGCATTTGCAAGAGCAAGCCAGGAAG GTATTGGAAGATGCTCGCAGAGATGCTGACTTGCACCATGTAGCTTGTAATATAGTGAAAAAACCTGGCAGCATTTACTACCTTTATAAACGGGAGAGTGGTCAGcggtatttttctattatttctccaGAG GAATGGGGAACAAGTTGTCCACATGACTTCCTTGGTGCCTACAAGCTACAGCATGACATGTCCTGGACCCCATATGAGGATATTGAGAAGCAAGATGCTAAAATCAGCATAGTGGACAAGTTGCTCAGCCAGCCAATGGCCCTGCCGGCAAAGCCTGATCCCAACTTCCAGGGACTGACTCAGTGA